One window of Candidatus Neomarinimicrobiota bacterium genomic DNA carries:
- a CDS encoding glycoside hydrolase family 130 protein: MGIKIIGKALPNIPWEDKPSDCFDIMWRYSKNPIIGRNFIKTADRIFNSAVIHYNGEFIGVFRAEHKNGYPKLHLGRSKDGLNWEIEGKEIEFVKEDGSPASPILYAYDPRLVEIDGEYFITWCNYYYGPTIGVAKTKDFKTFIQYENAFLPYNRNGVLFPKKLNGYYAMLNRPSDRGHTPFGDIFISYSPDLIHWGRHRLVMSPSHSWWKNVKIGAGPTPIETSEGWLLIYHGVCQSCSGFIYSIGAALLDLDDPSKVIVDCEDYLLTPKEIYETVGFVPNVTFPCAAVCDSETGRIAIYYGAADTYVAVAFAYVEEIIEYIKAHPLKPIPEL, encoded by the coding sequence ATGGGAATAAAAATTATTGGTAAGGCTTTACCAAATATTCCATGGGAAGATAAACCATCTGACTGTTTTGATATAATGTGGAGATACAGTAAGAATCCTATAATCGGGAGAAATTTTATAAAAACGGCTGATAGAATTTTTAATAGTGCTGTGATTCATTATAATGGAGAGTTTATAGGTGTTTTTAGAGCTGAGCATAAAAACGGATATCCTAAGCTACATCTGGGAAGAAGTAAGGATGGTTTGAATTGGGAAATAGAGGGAAAGGAGATTGAGTTTGTAAAAGAAGATGGGTCCCCCGCGAGTCCAATCCTTTATGCTTATGATCCACGATTGGTAGAGATAGATGGTGAGTATTTTATTACATGGTGCAACTACTATTATGGTCCAACGATTGGGGTTGCAAAGACAAAGGATTTTAAAACCTTTATTCAGTATGAAAATGCCTTTTTACCATATAATAGAAATGGAGTACTTTTCCCAAAAAAGTTAAATGGCTATTATGCTATGTTAAATAGACCAAGTGATAGAGGACATACACCGTTTGGAGATATATTTATAAGCTACAGTCCTGATTTAATTCATTGGGGGCGACATAGATTGGTAATGTCGCCTAGTCATTCGTGGTGGAAAAACGTCAAAATAGGAGCAGGTCCAACTCCAATAGAAACAAGTGAAGGCTGGCTCTTAATATATCATGGTGTTTGCCAGTCATGTAGCGGTTTTATTTATAGCATTGGTGCCGCTTTATTAGATCTGGATGATCCGTCGAAGGTGATAGTTGATTGTGAAGATTATTTATTGACGCCCAAAGAAATTTATGAGACGGTTGGATTTGTGCCTAACGTTACTTTCCCATGTGCTGCTGTTTGTGACTCAGAAACGGGAAGGATAGCTATTTATTATGGAGCAGCTGATACATATGTGGCTGTTGCTTTTGCCTATGTAGAGGAAATAATTGAATATATTAAAGCTCATCCGTTAAAACCAATACCAGAATTATAG
- a CDS encoding LytR C-terminal domain-containing protein, with protein MKKRKKDSLSGSEVQKWLLNLVIFCLTVVVVGFIFSMISKYTSNKDKINLSTIDEIYGSPEDLIGYKRFLDTKVEVLNGCGVNGLAHKFSNFLRKEGFDVLYIGNADRMNYSRTLVIDRGGDSKKLAEFLKVMKLDRSRVVPRKSSDYNIDISIILGRDYKDLPVYNDVLSISEEF; from the coding sequence ATGAAAAAGAGGAAAAAGGATTCATTATCAGGTAGTGAAGTACAGAAATGGCTTTTGAATCTTGTAATATTCTGTTTAACGGTAGTGGTTGTTGGATTTATATTTTCAATGATATCGAAATATACATCAAATAAAGACAAAATTAATCTATCAACAATCGATGAGATTTATGGAAGCCCTGAAGATTTAATAGGTTATAAGCGATTTCTGGATACAAAAGTCGAGGTATTGAACGGATGTGGAGTGAATGGTCTTGCCCATAAGTTTTCTAATTTTCTAAGAAAAGAGGGTTTTGATGTTCTTTATATCGGAAATGCGGACAGAATGAATTACAGCAGGACATTGGTAATAGATAGAGGAGGCGATAGTAAGAAGCTTGCTGAATTTTTAAAAGTTATGAAGCTTGATAGATCACGTGTTGTTCCCAGGAAGTCATCGGATTATAATATAGATATTTCAATAATACTTGGTAGGGACTATAAGGATTTACCTGTTTATAATGATGTACTATCAATCAGTGAGGAATTTTAA
- a CDS encoding 30S ribosomal protein S20, translating to MAKKSKSVLKRVRQAEKRRLRNKHYKSLIKTMIKKVKSAQTKEEAEELYKKAVSVIDKVASKGIIHKNNAARKKSRLAKYLAKLQ from the coding sequence ATGGCTAAGAAGAGTAAATCAGTTTTAAAAAGAGTAAGGCAAGCAGAAAAGAGAAGGTTAAGAAATAAACATTATAAATCATTGATTAAAACAATGATAAAAAAGGTAAAATCTGCTCAAACAAAAGAAGAAGCAGAGGAGCTTTATAAAAAAGCTGTTTCAGTTATTGATAAAGTCGCTTCAAAAGGTATTATCCATAAAAATAACGCCGCTCGCAAAAAATCAAGACTTGCCAAATACCTAGCAAAACTCCAATAA
- a CDS encoding aromatic amino acid lyase yields the protein MDQLVIDGNSLVLNDLRRFYYKKLIVMISEDSINRVEKLREIILKQIKSGKAIYGVNTGFDKLSNVSMKDEDFTSYDKTF from the coding sequence ATGGATCAACTGGTTATCGATGGAAATAGTTTAGTCCTGAATGATTTAAGAAGATTCTATTATAAAAAATTAATAGTAATGATTTCTGAAGATTCGATAAATAGGGTTGAAAAACTAAGAGAAATAATATTAAAGCAGATAAAAAGCGGTAAGGCAATCTATGGAGTCAATACCGGTTTTGATAAGTTAAGTAATGTGAGTATGAAAGATGAAGATTTTACTTCATATGATAAGACTTTTTGA
- the panB gene encoding 3-methyl-2-oxobutanoate hydroxymethyltransferase, which produces MDKVTTKTIRSMKKSGEKIVALTAYDYTFAYLIDEAGVDLVLVGDSAAMVCAGYENTLPITLEQMLYHVSSVKRGLKRALLIADMPFLSYQVNEDEAIKNAGLFLKAGAEAVKIEGGKPVCNLIRRMVDIGIPVLGHLGLTPQSIHEFGGYRLRGKDEDEAVRIKEDAKAVEEAGAFALVLEKVPANLAKEITRSIKIPTIGIGAGPYCDGQILVLYDMLGLYDKVKFKFVRRYANLGDEIRKAVKNYAKDIKEGKFPSNEESY; this is translated from the coding sequence ATGGATAAGGTAACTACTAAAACTATAAGGAGTATGAAGAAGAGCGGAGAAAAGATAGTGGCTTTGACTGCTTATGATTATACCTTTGCTTATTTAATTGATGAGGCAGGTGTCGATCTTGTACTGGTTGGAGATTCTGCAGCTATGGTATGTGCAGGATATGAGAATACATTGCCAATCACACTTGAGCAAATGCTTTATCATGTTAGCTCTGTTAAAAGAGGTTTAAAAAGGGCGCTACTGATAGCTGATATGCCCTTTTTATCATATCAGGTAAATGAAGATGAAGCTATAAAGAATGCAGGTCTTTTTTTAAAAGCCGGTGCAGAGGCAGTGAAAATTGAAGGAGGGAAGCCGGTTTGTAATCTGATAAGAAGAATGGTTGATATAGGAATACCGGTTTTAGGTCATCTCGGGCTTACACCTCAGAGTATTCATGAATTTGGTGGTTACAGATTGAGAGGTAAGGATGAAGATGAAGCAGTGAGAATAAAAGAGGATGCTAAAGCAGTTGAAGAGGCGGGTGCCTTTGCCCTAGTGCTTGAAAAGGTTCCGGCAAATCTTGCAAAAGAGATAACCAGATCAATAAAAATACCAACAATTGGAATAGGAGCAGGTCCCTATTGTGATGGGCAAATATTGGTTCTTTACGATATGCTGGGACTTTATGATAAGGTTAAGTTTAAGTTTGTACGAAGATATGCTAATCTTGGTGATGAGATCAGAAAAGCAGTAAAAAATTATGCAAAGGATATAAAAGAAGGTAAATTTCCCTCTAATGAGGAAAGTTACTAG
- the rsfS gene encoding ribosome silencing factor, with product MGKGKKKPDYTSYDLAKKAAEIALDKKANNVIILDLKNLTSITDYFVICSGEIDLHVKAIVDEIEKKLSPYANPWHIEGYSNLSWVLMDYVDFVVHVFTEEKRNYYNLERLWADAPMEIVESD from the coding sequence ATGGGGAAAGGTAAAAAGAAGCCTGATTATACAAGTTACGATTTAGCAAAGAAAGCGGCCGAGATAGCATTAGATAAAAAAGCCAATAATGTTATAATTCTGGATTTGAAAAACCTTACCTCCATTACCGATTATTTTGTTATTTGCTCTGGTGAAATAGACCTGCACGTAAAGGCAATTGTTGATGAGATAGAAAAAAAACTTTCTCCGTATGCCAATCCCTGGCATATTGAAGGGTACAGTAATCTAAGCTGGGTGCTGATGGATTATGTTGATTTTGTAGTTCACGTGTTTACAGAAGAGAAAAGAAACTATTATAATCTAGAGAGACTATGGGCAGATGCCCCGATGGAAATTGTAGAGAGCGACTAG
- the guaB gene encoding IMP dehydrogenase → MSNKIIGEGLTFDDVLLVPQKSSVLPKDTDVRTRLTRKLRMNIPILSAAMDTVTGSDMAIAIAREGGIGILHRNMSIENQVEEILKVKRAESSMIIKPITLSSDKTISEALSVMRKYSISGIPIVDNDQLVGILTIRDIRFETDLSVPIRERMTKENLITAPEGTTLEEAEKILQKHKIEKLLIVDNKGRLKGLITVKDIMKKKEFPHALKDEIGRLMVGAAIGVSKDSILRAERLIEAGIDVIVIDTAHGHSKGVLNLASEIKKRLPDVQLIAGNVATREGTRALIDAGVDAVKVGIGPGASCTTRVVSGVGIPQLTAIMECYEEASRESVPIIADGGIRYSGDIAKAIAAGAESVMLGSLLAGTDESPGETILYEGRVYKSYRGMGSISAMNEGSKDRYFQEGQEASKLVPEGIEGMVPYRGPVKDLIHQLVGGLRSAMGYCGARNIKEFQGKSKFIRVTQASVEESHPHNIKITKEAPNYRKDR, encoded by the coding sequence ATGAGTAATAAAATTATCGGTGAAGGTTTGACTTTTGATGATGTATTACTCGTGCCACAAAAGTCAAGTGTTTTGCCAAAAGATACCGATGTCAGAACTCGTTTAACAAGAAAACTGAGAATGAATATTCCTATACTCAGTGCTGCAATGGATACTGTTACGGGAAGTGATATGGCTATAGCTATTGCAAGGGAGGGTGGAATTGGTATTCTCCATAGAAATATGTCAATTGAAAATCAGGTTGAGGAAATATTAAAAGTAAAAAGAGCAGAAAGCTCTATGATAATTAAACCGATAACTTTAAGTTCTGATAAAACAATCAGTGAAGCTTTGTCTGTTATGAGAAAATATTCGATATCTGGGATCCCGATTGTAGATAATGACCAGCTTGTTGGTATTCTAACTATCAGAGATATAAGATTTGAGACAGACCTATCTGTTCCCATAAGAGAAAGAATGACGAAGGAAAATCTTATAACAGCACCTGAGGGTACAACTCTTGAGGAAGCTGAGAAGATTCTTCAAAAACATAAAATAGAAAAATTGCTAATAGTGGATAATAAGGGTAGATTGAAAGGACTTATTACTGTTAAAGATATTATGAAGAAAAAGGAATTCCCTCATGCTTTGAAGGATGAAATAGGAAGGCTGATGGTGGGTGCAGCAATTGGAGTATCAAAGGATTCAATTTTGCGAGCGGAGAGATTGATTGAAGCTGGAATCGATGTAATCGTTATAGATACAGCACATGGACATTCAAAAGGTGTATTAAACCTTGCCTCAGAAATAAAGAAAAGATTACCTGATGTTCAACTAATAGCTGGAAATGTAGCAACAAGAGAAGGTACCAGAGCGTTGATTGATGCAGGGGTTGATGCTGTGAAGGTTGGCATAGGGCCTGGTGCAAGCTGTACCACAAGAGTAGTATCTGGAGTTGGTATTCCACAATTGACAGCTATTATGGAATGTTATGAAGAAGCTTCGAGAGAGAGTGTTCCGATAATAGCTGATGGAGGGATTAGATACTCTGGTGATATTGCGAAAGCCATAGCTGCTGGTGCTGAGTCAGTGATGCTTGGTAGTCTATTGGCAGGAACAGATGAGAGTCCTGGGGAGACAATTCTTTATGAGGGCAGGGTTTACAAATCTTACCGTGGTATGGGCTCGATATCTGCAATGAATGAAGGTAGTAAAGATAGATATTTTCAGGAGGGGCAGGAAGCATCGAAACTTGTTCCTGAAGGGATAGAGGGAATGGTCCCTTATCGAGGTCCTGTTAAAGATTTAATACACCAGCTGGTTGGCGGATTGCGGTCCGCTATGGGATATTGTGGTGCCAGAAATATTAAAGAATTTCAAGGAAAATCAAAGTTTATAAGGGTTACTCAGGCATCCGTTGAGGAAAGTCACCCGCACAATATAAAGATTACAAAAGAAGCTCCAAATTATCGGAAAGATAGATAG
- a CDS encoding MFS transporter, translating to MSELNGKISLKEKISYAFGDLASVLYWQTFMLYITYYYTDVFVIPATIASYLFLFSRVWDGINDPIMGMIADRTNTRWGKFRPFLLWLCAPFAVVGVLTFTVPGFGMTGKIIYAFITFNLLMMLYTAINIPYTALLGVISPNSLERTSVSSIKFIFAFLAGTIVSFTLLPMVRALGKGNDAKGWQLSFVIYGIAAVVFFLIAFFNTRERVKPPKSQKSSVKKDLHELITNVPWLILLVTTITFILFVAVRSSVTVYYFKYVVGSREFSLPFVGKKFYRFDDVVSVFNGIGQISSLVGALLINYVAKWLGKKRAFVTLFVIAIISTAFFYVLKPEQIIIIFLLQIIGSLTGGPLSVLLWAMYADTADYSEWKHGRRATGLVFSASTMSQKMGWALGAFIALQLMASVGFQPNVEQTAQSIRGIKLLFSLIPAGLGIIAIAISLMYPLDEKKVDRIVKDLAGRREKE from the coding sequence ATGAGTGAATTGAATGGAAAGATTTCATTAAAGGAGAAGATTAGCTATGCCTTTGGTGATCTTGCATCCGTCCTGTACTGGCAGACATTTATGTTGTATATAACCTACTATTATACCGATGTTTTCGTAATTCCTGCCACTATTGCCTCATACCTGTTTCTTTTTAGCAGAGTCTGGGACGGTATTAATGACCCTATTATGGGTATGATTGCTGATAGAACAAATACTCGATGGGGGAAGTTTAGACCGTTTCTGCTATGGTTATGCGCTCCATTTGCGGTAGTTGGAGTATTGACCTTTACAGTTCCTGGGTTTGGGATGACGGGCAAGATTATATATGCATTTATTACTTTCAACCTATTAATGATGTTATATACTGCAATTAACATTCCATATACTGCCCTGCTTGGAGTTATTTCTCCGAATTCTCTTGAGAGGACTTCTGTTTCATCAATAAAATTTATCTTTGCATTTTTAGCTGGGACAATTGTTTCTTTTACTTTACTTCCGATGGTGAGAGCATTGGGTAAGGGAAATGATGCAAAGGGATGGCAATTATCCTTTGTTATATATGGGATTGCTGCTGTCGTATTTTTTCTTATAGCTTTTTTTAATACCAGGGAAAGGGTTAAGCCACCAAAATCACAAAAATCATCTGTAAAAAAGGATTTACATGAACTTATCACTAATGTACCGTGGTTAATCTTACTTGTAACCACAATAACATTTATTCTTTTCGTTGCTGTTCGCAGCAGTGTGACAGTGTATTATTTTAAATATGTGGTTGGTTCGAGAGAGTTCTCTCTGCCTTTTGTAGGGAAGAAATTTTATAGGTTTGATGACGTCGTCTCAGTCTTTAATGGTATAGGACAGATTTCTTCACTTGTCGGTGCTTTGTTGATAAACTATGTGGCTAAGTGGTTAGGTAAAAAAAGGGCGTTTGTTACGCTTTTTGTTATTGCGATTATTAGTACAGCCTTCTTCTATGTGTTAAAACCTGAACAAATAATCATAATCTTTTTACTTCAGATAATTGGCTCACTAACAGGTGGTCCTTTAAGCGTGCTCTTATGGGCTATGTACGCGGATACGGCTGATTATTCAGAGTGGAAACATGGAAGAAGAGCAACAGGACTTGTTTTCTCTGCTTCGACTATGTCGCAAAAGATGGGATGGGCACTTGGAGCATTTATAGCATTACAACTTATGGCATCAGTGGGATTTCAACCAAATGTTGAGCAAACAGCTCAGAGCATAAGGGGAATAAAATTGTTATTTAGTCTGATACCTGCTGGACTTGGAATTATAGCTATCGCAATCTCTCTTATGTATCCACTGGATGAAAAGAAGGTTGATCGTATTGTAAAAGATCTTGCTGGAAGAAGGGAGAAAGAATAA
- a CDS encoding pantoate--beta-alanine ligase has translation MKLIEKIDKLRKEINRLKKSGKVIGFVPTMGYFHEGHLRLMDIAKEKSDVVVVSIFVNPIQFGPNEDYDRYPRDLERDMKLAEERSVDIIFHPSVNEMYPEQILTYVITEKLPDVLCGKFRPVHFRGVTTVVAKLFNIVQPDIAVFGQKDYQQAIIIKRMVEDLNFPVKIIIGPIVREPDGLAMSSRNTYLSQEERKQAPIIYKALKKAKEMVEKGERNTEVLKKAIAETISSAPLARIEYIEVVEDKNLESVNEVVPGSFAAVAVWFGKTRLIDNIILMEDN, from the coding sequence ATGAAATTAATAGAAAAAATAGATAAGTTAAGAAAGGAGATAAATAGGTTAAAGAAAAGTGGTAAGGTAATAGGTTTTGTGCCTACAATGGGTTACTTCCACGAGGGACACCTAAGACTTATGGATATTGCAAAGGAAAAGTCCGATGTAGTGGTTGTGTCGATTTTTGTAAATCCGATACAGTTCGGTCCAAACGAGGATTATGATAGATACCCCCGTGACCTTGAACGAGATATGAAGTTGGCTGAAGAAAGGAGCGTTGATATAATTTTTCATCCCTCAGTCAATGAAATGTATCCTGAGCAAATTCTTACCTATGTCATTACAGAGAAACTTCCGGATGTGCTCTGCGGGAAATTCAGACCGGTGCATTTTCGTGGGGTGACAACAGTTGTTGCCAAGCTGTTTAATATTGTCCAGCCAGATATAGCTGTCTTTGGACAAAAAGATTACCAGCAGGCAATTATTATTAAAAGGATGGTTGAAGACCTTAACTTTCCGGTAAAAATAATAATTGGACCAATTGTAAGAGAACCAGATGGTCTAGCTATGAGTTCAAGAAACACCTATCTCAGTCAGGAGGAAAGAAAACAGGCACCCATTATTTATAAAGCACTCAAAAAAGCTAAAGAAATGGTAGAGAAGGGAGAAAGAAACACAGAAGTTTTGAAAAAGGCAATAGCTGAGACAATTAGTAGTGCCCCACTTGCAAGGATTGAATATATTGAGGTTGTCGAAGATAAGAATCTTGAGAGTGTTAATGAGGTGGTTCCGGGTTCTTTTGCTGCAGTAGCTGTTTGGTTTGGTAAAACCAGGCTTATTGATAACATTATCTTGATGGAGGATAATTAA
- a CDS encoding arginine--tRNA ligase — MDKIRNLLQDIVNSFGIKDEIEIKVERPRADEHGHYSTNLPFNLSKYLKKSPIDVAKDIASKLDRLPPFLERVEIKKPGFINFFLSREELSKNVIEAVEKGEDYGKTKIGACKRAQVEFVSANPTGPLTVGHGRQAVLGDTIARILEFHGYKVDREYYYNDAGRQMRILGYSTYMRYRQILGIEEEFHKDYYQGEYIVDIAKRIYEEYGDFLKDDKDNPIFIQMAEKWVFEDIKNTLKRLDIEFDSFYNEKSLYEKGLVDSVINRLKGIGAVYEKDGALWFKAGEYGGTGDKVLWKSVVDEATYRLPDIAYHETKIKRGYDLIIDIFGADHHATYPDVLAGLKALGYSTDNIVVLLHQFVTLVEGDKKIKMSTRKATYVTLSELLDELGKDVVRYFFLMRSMNAHLNFDLKLARTEGEENPVYYLQYAHARIASILRNAKLRGFDIDKIDVDLSLLSEEETLRLMNMIGEYKDIMQVCMRTYEPHHLTVYLQKLATEFHRYYTIYRVLSDDKELSQTRLLLVKAVKNVLKSGLGVLGISAPEKM; from the coding sequence ATGGATAAGATAAGAAATTTATTACAGGATATTGTTAATTCATTTGGAATAAAAGATGAGATAGAAATAAAAGTGGAGAGACCAAGAGCTGATGAACACGGACATTATTCTACAAACCTACCTTTTAATCTTTCAAAATATTTAAAAAAGTCTCCGATAGATGTGGCAAAGGATATTGCTTCGAAACTTGATAGGTTGCCACCATTTCTTGAAAGGGTAGAGATAAAAAAACCAGGATTTATAAATTTTTTCCTCTCTCGGGAAGAGCTGTCCAAGAATGTTATAGAAGCAGTTGAAAAAGGTGAGGATTATGGTAAAACTAAAATTGGTGCGTGTAAAAGAGCACAGGTTGAATTTGTTAGTGCTAATCCAACGGGACCACTGACTGTGGGACATGGAAGACAGGCAGTGCTTGGTGATACCATCGCCAGAATTCTTGAGTTTCATGGATATAAGGTTGATAGAGAGTATTATTATAACGATGCTGGAAGACAGATGAGGATTCTGGGGTATTCGACATACATGAGATACAGACAGATTCTGGGTATAGAAGAAGAATTCCACAAAGACTACTATCAGGGGGAGTATATCGTGGATATTGCCAAGCGAATTTATGAAGAGTACGGTGACTTTTTAAAAGATGACAAGGATAATCCCATTTTCATACAGATGGCTGAGAAATGGGTTTTCGAGGACATAAAGAATACTTTAAAAAGGTTGGATATTGAGTTTGACAGTTTTTATAATGAGAAGTCATTATATGAGAAAGGTCTGGTTGATAGCGTAATAAATAGATTAAAGGGAATTGGAGCGGTCTATGAAAAAGATGGTGCGTTATGGTTTAAGGCGGGCGAGTATGGTGGTACAGGTGATAAAGTTTTGTGGAAAAGTGTGGTAGATGAGGCAACATATAGGCTTCCCGACATAGCATATCATGAAACAAAGATCAAAAGGGGCTATGATTTAATAATAGATATATTTGGAGCTGATCATCATGCAACTTATCCTGATGTATTGGCAGGCTTAAAGGCATTGGGGTATTCCACTGACAATATTGTAGTGCTGTTGCATCAATTTGTAACACTTGTTGAAGGTGACAAAAAGATCAAGATGTCCACACGGAAAGCAACTTATGTAACATTATCTGAATTACTAGATGAGCTTGGTAAGGACGTTGTGCGTTACTTCTTTTTAATGAGAAGTATGAATGCCCATTTGAATTTCGATCTAAAGCTGGCTCGAACAGAGGGTGAAGAAAACCCGGTTTATTATCTGCAATATGCTCATGCCAGGATAGCAAGCATTTTAAGAAACGCTAAATTGCGTGGCTTTGACATTGATAAGATAGATGTAGACCTCTCTTTGTTAAGTGAAGAAGAAACACTAAGACTAATGAATATGATAGGTGAATATAAAGATATAATGCAGGTCTGTATGAGGACCTATGAACCACATCATCTTACAGTTTACCTCCAAAAGCTCGCTACAGAATTTCATAGGTATTATACTATTTACCGTGTTCTGTCAGACGACAAGGAACTAAGTCAGACGAGGCTTTTGCTGGTAAAAGCAGTAAAGAATGTTTTAAAATCTGGTTTAGGTGTTTTAGGAATTTCAGCACCAGAGAAAATGTAG